A single Drechmeria coniospora strain ARSEF 6962 chromosome 03, whole genome shotgun sequence DNA region contains:
- a CDS encoding 14-3-3 domain protein, which yields MASSEVDQKFLGRLARAVENDNPLLSSMLFKILGLSLKLAEQLVAAKKQRRPDPAKSPVFLKRVLHIIWLSREGLVMLQQYVIPMVGNYVELRILAYKLRASFHHIFVLFHNQPTVSDVASWTPELVEAAAEVAAEMASQADKLKNGPTVGDESLSRSSSIQPTHPLEGGPVGPPPGFETHVALLPPSFLLPAQNYLPAAHQYFKEAVKMADQLLWGSHSLRLSIKTEYAAFLYDCVHDVEASRKVAKDTIAEVYEATEGMDDDMFNDACELVTVLGKMMKRGLGSEPTPRGRSQDPKARLNPITAVSIGMENPI from the coding sequence ATGGCGTCCTCCGAGGTTGACCAGAAGTTCTTGGGCAGGTTGGCCAGAGCCGTTGAAAACGACAACCCCTTGCTCTCCTCCATGCTCTTCAAGATCCTCGGATTGTCGCTGAAACTCGCCGAGCAGCTGGTCGCCGCCAAGAAGCAACGCCGCCCGGACCCTGCCAAATCTCCCGTATTCCTCAAGCGCGTCCTTCACATCATATGGCTCTCTCGCGAAGGCCTCGTCATGCTCCAGCAGTACGTCATTCCCATGGTGGGGAACTACGTCGAGCTCAGGATCTTGGCGTACAAGCTGCGCGCCAGCTTCCACCACATTTTTGTCTTGTTTCACAACCAACCCACCGTCTCCGACGTCGCGAGTTGGACTCCGGAGCTGGTGGAGGCTGCGGCGGAGGTTGCGGCAGAGATGGCCTCTCAAGCAGACAAATTGAAGAATGGCCCAACGGTCGGCGATGAATCGTTGTCAAGATCCTCGTCAATCCAGCCAACCCATCCCCTGGAAGGTGGTCCGGTTGGGCCTCCACCCGGCTTCGAGACTCATGTTGCCCTGCTGCCGCCTTCGTTCCTGCTTCCTGCCCAGAACTATCTTCCCGCGGCGCACCAGTATTTCAAGGAAGCCGTCAAGATGGCAGATCAGCTACTCTGGGGTTCCCACTCCTTGCGTCTGTCTATCAAGACTGAATACGCCGCCTTTCTCTACGATTGCGTTCATGACGTTGAGGCGAGCCGAAAGGTAGCCAAAGACACGATAGCCGAGGTATACGAAGCTACGGAAggcatggacgacgacatgTTCAATGATGCCTGCGAGCTCGTCACCGTTCTCGGCAAGATGATGAAGCGTGGTCTCGGCTCGGAGCCGACGCCCCGCGGCAGAAGCCAGGACCCCAAGGCTCGCCTAAACCCAATAACTGCGGTTTCTATAGGAATGGAAAACCCAATATGA
- a CDS encoding Sterol-sensing domain protein — MPATPRSTSRAASGRTVPLRCERLARALPASECIRSGRAAVATTATPIIVLRSQPWKESEPTGRLLSLLMNRRPGGRTTDAPVLSPTHPLHDIFARYGRYAARHVVATLLVSVVVATILLYPIPFLFTNDFINGASNLPHHVWTVAQPLPHDAAGEPDVIMRSIWVHGTYMEALNKSLLSSALDLQDELLGITKNFNPASARGLARTADDSHRDLPSLSHRDAMHVANGLTNQSWFFHSPLLYWACSHERLSADDDILSTINDKKNQSTSANVTLRHSMVFSGKRFKDRRLLAADALVITLHHLRDSPVGRLWEERARELPRKAGPDWDIWPPDGRPGSSRRYEFQFRPMSIQDMASLVVAYGLTIVYFLTSVSKLMAVKSKFGLMLTIAAQIAFSTMSSFTICAVFNVNLSHIPRAAYPLVILAMSLEQIFRLINAVMLNPSEDSVSNRIGHAFGQTAHTALTSSTQNVIILAALSRAVSPGVSEFCIFVAVAIVFDFFYLSTFFLSVLSVDVRRMELGDALAKASMRHNRGKSDNRKLRWWRHQVLRGQIALSTRVAGTVVMSSFILIAQWHFFADESLFGKILRLYRGPEPNQLRAEPRSSFLQGIHQARSPTSWLRMQDHDTAREVISIIKPPTSYSYVAQVFDPIVFVRKGSDRVPHTKEPTLLPAAYDFVHHEMARLVFIIVVVVAALRLLMNFLLWEDDGSFKSESDSDDAPHLTVKSLARGHRMDITMMTSSADGLVVSASLDGIIRVWCIRGLGTSYMIANGAEAAATLYPVISMAIDGESKWLALLSRPKKATQPMVFFWDLAKKVWGPSVPAPGGHHRPIAFAFDPTASRDEPRVIAVYQDGSLADIRAGSSRESESVGVFPTYLTCARVGARKGAAAYPRAACKLPTIAASSPLTPALLASNGAPSQPLILSISKHGEVCMATRQETSWESQHVAVEGLGESSSHYIESLPMLDLFVVSGPRCVYLISAEDGSVLYALQTERMRPRPLRCAYTWQRPVQPGPVGLTSFTLGYVETDSGDCILQTFVPAEGCNAIHLHTPADEHRSDWSTWESARQTRKRVTNPGAWDMVSDGSAVGIRQKRPSSKNTQVGDLSGMRKRHSKRPAAADPFEGWEVWTASAGTRLDADESQRLIKNGEQADHLLITELGPSMRVGQNSVAFAFGDMVKLVVLGGQVRVKDAADDANGDLFINACARRRRHGSGSRRRSSAGVQDHGGR; from the exons ATGCCCGCCACGCCACGGTCAACATCACGAGCCGCCTCGGGCAGGACGGTGCCCCTCCGCTGCGAAAGGCTTGCGCGCGCCCTGCCTGCATCCGAGTGCATACGATCGGGTCGAGCTGCAGTCGCAACGACAGCCACACCTATAATAGTGCTGCGAAGCCAACCTTGGAAGGAGAGCGAGCCGACTGGAAGACTTCTTTCCCTCCTCATGAACCGCCGTCCCGGTGGTCG AACAACAGATGCGCCCGTCCTCTCTCCGACCCATCCCTTGCACGACATCTTTGCCCGTTACGGCCGTTATGCGGCCCGTCACGTAGTCGCCACCTtgctcgtctccgtcgtcgtcgccaccatccTCCTCTATCCCATCCCCTTCCTCTTCACCAACGACTTCATCAACGGCGCCTCCAACCTGCCGCATCATGTCTGGACCGTCGCCCAGCCGCTGCCgcacgatgccgccgggGAACCCGACGTCATCATGCGCTCCATCTGGGTCCACGGCACCTACATGGAAGCCCTCAACAAGAGCCTTCTCTCCTCCGCCCTCGACCTCCAGGAtgagctcctcggcatcaCCAAAAACTTCAACCCCGCGAGCGCCCGGGGCCTGGCACGGACCGCCGATGACTCGCACCGCGACCTGCCGTCGCTGAGCCACCGGGACGCCATGCACGTGGCCAACGGCCTCACCAACCAGTCTTGGTTCTTCCACTCCCCTCTCCTCTACTGGGCCTGCTCTCACGAGCGactctcggccgacgacgatatCCTGTCGACCATCAACGACAAGAAGAACCAGTCCACGTCGGCCAACGTCACCCTCCGCCATTCCATGGTCTTCAGCGGGAAGCGTTTCAAGGACCGTcggctgctcgccgccgacgccctcgtcatcaccCTCCACCATCTCCGCGACTCCCCCGTCGGTCGCTTGTGGGAGGAGCGGGCACGGGAACTGCCCCGGAAGGCGGGACCCGACTGGGACATTTGGCCtcccgacggccggcctGGCTCGAGTCGCCGGTACGAGTTCCAGTTCCGGCCCATGTCCATTCAAGACATGgccagcctcgtcgtcgcctacGGGCTCACCATCGTCTACTTCCTCACGAGCGTCTCGAAGCTCATGGCCGTCAAGTCCAAGTTCGGTCTCATGctcaccatcgccgcccaGATCGCCTTCTCGACCATGTCCAGCTTCACCATCTGCGCCGTCTTCAACGTCAACCTCTCGCACATCCCGCGCGCCGCCTATCCCCTCGTCATCCTGGCCATGAGCCTCGAGCAAATCTTCCGGCTCATCAACGCCGTCATGCTCAACCCGTCCGAGGACAGCGTGAGCAACAGGATCGGCCACGCCTTCGGCCAAACCGCCCACACCGCCCTCACCAGCAGCACGCAGAAcgtcatcatcctcgccgccctctccCGCGCCGTCTCACCCGGCGTGTCCGAGTTCTGcatcttcgtcgccgtcgccatcgtcttcgACTTCTTCTATCTCTCCACCTTCTTCCTATCGGTCCTCAGCGTCGATGTCCGCCGGATggagctcggcgatgccCTCGCCAAGGCCTCGATGCGACACAACCGTGGCAAGTCGGACAACCGCAAGCTCCGTTGGTGGCGCCACCAGGTCCTGCGCGGCCAGATCGCCTTGTCGACGCGCGTGGctggcaccgtcgtcatGTCCAGCTTCATCCTCATCGCCCAGTGGCacttcttcgccgacgagagtCTGTTCGGCAAGATCCTGCGCCTCTACCGGGGGCCGGAGCCGAACCAGCTTCGAGCCGAGCCCCGGTCGTCCTTCCTCCAAGGGATCCACCAAGCCAGGAGTCCGACCTCGTGGCTGCGAATGCAGGACCACGACACGGCCCGGGAGGTCATCAGCATCATCAAGCCACCGACATCCTACAGCTACGTGGCGCAGGTCTTCGACcccatcgtcttcgtccgGAAAGGTTCGGATCGCGTGCCGCACACGAAGGAGCCGACGCTGCTGCCGGCCGCCTACGACTTCGTTCACCACGAAATGGCCCGTCTCGTCTTCATCAtcgtagtcgtcgtcgccgccctgcgcTTGCTGATGAACTTTCTCCTCTGGGAGGACGACGGGAGCTTCAAGAGCGAgtccgactcggacgacgcCCCCCACTTGACCGTCAAGTCTCTCGCCCGCGGTCATCGGATGGACAtcacgatgatgacgagctccgccgacggccttgtcgtgtcggcgagcctcgacggcatcattCGCGTCTGGTGCATCCGTGGGCTGGGGACGAGCTACATGATCGCCAACGGCGccgaagcggcggcgacgctgtACCCGGTCATTTCCATGGCCATCGATGGCGAATCGAAATGGCTCGCCCTCTTGTCGCGGCCCAAAAAGGCGACCCAGCCCATGGTTTTCTTTTGGGACCTCGCCAAAAAAGTATGGGGCCCATCAGTTCCGGCTCCCGGTGGCCACCACAGGCCCATTGCCTTCGCCTTCGACCCGACGGCATCGCGCGACGAGCCCAGAGTCATTGCCGTCTACCAGGACGGCTCCTTGGCCGATATTCGGGCGGGCTCCTCGagggagagcgagagcgtCGGCGTATTTCCGACCTATCTGACTTGcgcccgcgtcggcgcgagAAAAGGTGCGGCAGCATACCCCCGTGCAGCGTGCAAGCTTCCCACCATCGCAGCATCATCGCCGCTGACGCCGGCACTTCTAGCTTCCAACGGCGCCCCCTCGCAGCCGCTGATACTGTCCATTTCCAAGCACGGCGAGGTCTGCATGGCAACGCGGCAAGAAACGTCGTGGGAATCGCAGCACGTCGCGGTTGAAGGGCTCGGCGAGTCCAGCTCGCATTACATCGAATCCCTACCGATGTTGGACCTGTTTGTCGTCTCGGGTCCCCGCTGCGTCTACCTCATCAGCGCTGAGGACGGGTCGGTTTTGTACGCGTTGCAGACGGAGCGAATGCGACCAAGGCCCCTCAGGTGCGCGTACACTTGGCAACGGCCCGTCCAGCCCGGGCCGGTTGGCCTGACCTCCTTCACCTTGGGCTACGTGGAAACGGACTCGGGCGATTGCATCCTGCAGACCTTTGTTCCCGCCGAGGGCTGCAACGCCATTCACCTGCACACCCCCGCGGACGAGCACCGAAGTGACTGGTCTACGTGGGAGTCCGCGAGGCAGACGAGGAAGCGTGTCACAAACCCTGGCGCCTGGGACATGGTCtccgacggcagcgccgtgGGGATCCGGCAGAAGAGACCGTCGAGCAAGAACACGCAGGTCGGCGACTTGAGCGGGATGCGTAAGCGCCACAGCAAGcgtcctgccgccgccgatccTTTCGAAGGGTGGGAAGTTtggacggcatcggccggcACGCGGCTCGATGCAGACGAGTCGCAGCGGCTGATAAAGAacggcgagcaggccgatCACCTCCTCATCACCGAACTGGGGCCAAGTATGAGAGTGGGACAGAATTCTGTAGCGTTTGCATTTGGGGACATGGTCAAACTGGTCGTACTAGGCGGCCAGGTGCGGGTCAAGGACGCTGCTGACGACGCAAACGGAGACTTGTTCATCAACGCCTGCGCCAGACGACGCAGGCACGGAAGCGGGTCAAGGCGAAGGTCGTCTGCTGGAGTGCAGGATCATggcgggcgatga
- a CDS encoding Transcription factor jumonji/aspartyl beta-hydroxylase: protein MEASLDELVSNYNELNGSTVEELDAEPSPLEFMRFVSRNVPFIVRGGAASWKAVRDWNYGHLTSVLQGQPVNVAVTPYGNADSPTFSPEHDCTVLAKPHEESQHFDHFLSYLIRQETDPTFSSNSEVRYAQTQNDNLRDEYLSLFPEAQRDIPFARIALQKPPDAINLWIGNSKSVTATHKDNFENIYVQVLGRKHFVLLPPLCHPCMNERMMPQATYARDGNSFSLQLDEGAEPVPFATWDPDHAQVNPTAHSHLARPIRLTLEPGDMLYLPAMWYAPQFTSPILPFPPYGGDTHGGFCTH from the exons ATGGAGGcctccctcgacgagctcgtctcGAACTACAACGAACTAAACGGCTCGACGGTCGAAGAGCTCGATGCGGAACCAAGCCCCCTCGAGTTCATGCGCTTCGTCTCCCGCAACGTTCCTTTCATTGTCCGCGGCGGCGCAGCTTCTTGGAAGGCAGTTCGCGACTGGAACTACGGCCACCTTACCTCTGTTCTCCAGGGCCAGCCTGTCAACGTAGCTGTCACCCCCTATGG AAACGCCGATTCGCCCACCTTTTCGCCCGAGCACGACTGCACTGTCCTTGCCAAACCTCACGAGGAGTCTCAGCATTTTGACCACTTTCTCTCCTACCTCATCCGGCAGGAGACCGATCCAACCTTTTCCTCCAACTCGGAGGTGAGATACGCGCAGACTC AAAATGACAATCTTCGCGACGAGTACTTGTCCCTCTTCCCGGAAGCCCAACGAGACATTCCCTTTGCCCGCATAGCTCTTCAGAAACCGCCCGACGCTATCAACCTGTGGATAGGCAACTCCAAGTCCGTCACCGCCACCCACAAGGACAATTTCGAAAACATCTATGTCCAGGTTCTTGGCAGGAAGCATTTTGTGCTTCTGCCCCCGCTATGCCACCCGTGCATGAACGAGAGGATGATGCCCCAGGCAACCTATGCTCGAGATGGGAACTCTTTCTCCTTGCAACTCGACGAAGGCGCAGAGCCTGTCCCTTTTGCGACTTGGGATCCCGACCACGCCCAGGTCAACCCCACAGCCCACTCCCACCTGGCCAGACCAATTCGCCTTACTCTGGAGCCGGGCGACATGCTCTATCTACCAGCGATGTGGTACGCTCCCCAGTTCACCTCCCCCATCTTGCCTTTTCCCCCCTACGGCGGCGACACCCACGGCGGCTTCTGCACCCACTGA
- a CDS encoding FMN-dependent dehydrogenase, which produces MASDHESKQVAKPSIDTLISTHDFEAVASRTLQPKTWAFISSAATDLVTKQRNVTAYADITLRPRTLRDVSHVDLSTSMLGHGLRVPLFCSPAAMAVLVHPAGEKAIGTACKASGIAQCVSTSASYPLRHITAAVRDHPVDTPHDMPVFFQLYVDKNRENTRRLIQDAVEAGAKALFLTVDCPVPGKREADERVQADVAVTSPLSGATAGHDSKGSALGRTMGRFIDPALSWSDIPWIRSCAPGLPLVLKGIQTSEDAVLAMQARVDGIVVSNHGGRSLDTTPAAILILLELRRNCPDLFDRMDVYVDGGISRGTDIFKALCLGAKAVGIGRGTLFAVNYGYEGVVRYIEILRDELETTMKLCGVTSLQELHPGYLNTLAVDHLIPPKPKAPASASINSRL; this is translated from the exons ATGGCATCGGACCACGAGAGTAAGCAGGTCGCAAAGCCCTCCATCGACACCCTCATCTCCACCCACGACTTCGAAGCCGTCGCATCGCGCACCCTTCAACCGAAGACCTGGGCCttcatctcctcggccgccacggACCTCGTCACGAAGCAGAGAAATGTGACGGCCTACGCCGACATCACTCTTCGCCCACGCACCCTCCGTGATGTCTCGCACGTTGACCTATCCACTTCCAtgctcggccatggcctgcGCGTCCCCCTTTTCTGTAGCCCCGCAGCCATGGCCGTCCTCGTTCACCCCGCTGGTGAGAAGGCCATCGGCACTGCCTGCAAGGCCTCGGGAATCGCCCAATGCGTCTCCACCAGCGCCAGCTACCCCCTGCGGCACATCACCGCGGCCGTTCGTGACCACCCCGTCGACACTCCGCACGATATGCCCGTCTTCTTCCAGCTCTACGTTGACAAGAACCGGGAGAACACTCGGAGGCTCATccaggatgccgtcgaggccggcgccaaAGCCCTCTTCCTCACCGTCGACTGCCCGGTGCCCGGTAAGCgtgaggccgacgagcgtgtccaagccgacgtcgccgtcacgtCTCCACTCTCGGGAGCCACGGCCGGCCACGACTCCAAAGGAAGCGCGCTCGGCCGTACCATGGGACGATTCATCGACCCCGCCCTCTCCTGGTCTGACATTCCGTGGATCCGAAGCTGTGCCCCTGGTCTGCCCCTCGTCCTGAAGGGCATCCAGACAAGCGAAGATGCTGTCCTCGCCATGCAGGCccgagtcgacggcatcgtcgtctccaATCACGGCGGCCGCAGCCTCGACACGACCCCTGCCGCCATCCTGATCTTGCTGGAGCTTCGAAGAAACTGCCCCGACCTCTTTGACCGCATGGACGTCTatgtcgacggcggaatCAGCCGTGGGACCGACATCTTCAAGGCCCTATGTCTCGGAGCCAAAGCCGTTGGCATCGGTCGCGGAACATTGTTTGCTGTCAACTATGGTTACGAGGGCGTTGTCCGATACATCGAAA TTTTGCGGGATGAGCTagagacgacgatgaagctTTGCGGTGTCACCAGCCTTCAAGAGCTCCACCCCGGATACTTGAACACTCTCGCCGTAGACCATCTCATCCCTCCCAAGCCCAAGGCGCCGGCCTCCGCTTCCATCAATAGTCGCTTATGA
- a CDS encoding hypothetical protein (related to SPB1-required for ribosome synthesis,putative methylase) — protein sequence MAIQKKHGKGRLDKWYKLAKEKGYRARAAFKLIQLNKKYGFLEKSKVLLDLCAAPGSWCQVAAEVMPVNSLIVGVDLAPIKPIPRVISFQSDITTEKCRATIRQHLKTWKADTVLHDGAPNVGTAWSQDSFNQAELALQAMKLATEFLVEGGTFVTKVFRSKDYNPLLWVLGQLFNKVEATKPPSSRNVSAEIFVVCRGYKAPKRIDPRFLDAKSVFAELAGATPNNEAKVYNPEVKKRKRDGYEEGDYTQFKEILASEFIHALDPIAILGSTNKLGFEQPSSGDVALAALDKLPETTAEIRTCCADLKVLGRKDFKLLLRWRLKVREIFGLKAKDSDDKTDAEEVAEVEPMDEELRIQQELQALKDKDNSKKKREKRKENERKQREIVRMQLNMVAPMDIGMEESGPIGEDAMFSLKKVDKTNAMRRLDRGRMTAVSGKVQKSQAKEEPEMSDSESDDEQDRLDRELDSMYDNYRERKSEADAKYRAKKARKEHGDDEWEGVSGEDEAEESASSDLDEEDDSSEDDDDDDDVRPSKGLLRDLDDVEPSENGLSKRAAAFFNQDIFQGIADAIPAPNRHQEVDGAAGKLNRRTAAEEKTTANGHVDAKPAPSKAQPAAESDSDDDSGQFEMVRREEDEWEEDTNKRPDGKLDIDIITAEAMTLAHQLATGQITTHDAIDDGFNKRTFRDRDGLPDWFNDDESKHDKPMKPITKAAAQAIKEKLRAFNARPIKKVREAKARKKFKTAQRLEKLKKKSDMLINDENMTEKEKAETIARLQSKAAQKKPSQPSKLVVAKGANRGIQGRPKGVKGRYRMVDPRMKKELRAQKRISQRKKR from the exons ATGGCGATTCAAAAGAAGCATGGCAAGGGCCGTCTGGACAAGTGGTACAAGCTTGCCAAGGAAAAGGGGTACCGTGCTCGAGCTGCTTTCAAACTCATCCAGCTGAACAAGAAGTATGGCTTCTTGGAGAAGAGCAAAGTTCTCTTGGACCTTTGCGCCGCCCCCGGG TCATGGTGTCAGGTAGCTGCCGAGGTCATGCCGGTCAACAGTTTAATTGTCGGTGTTGATCTGGCACCCATCAAACCCATCCCCCGAGTCATCAGTTTCCAGAGCGATATTACCACCGAAAAGTGCCGTGCTACCATTCGGCAACACTTGAAGACGTGGAAGGCAGATACCGTCCTTCACGACGGTGCGCCCAACGTCGGTACCGCCTGGTCTCAAGATTCGTTCAAccaggccgagctggcccTGCAAGCGATGAAGCTGGCGACTGagttcctcgtcgagggcggcaccTTCGTTACCAAGGTCTTCCGCTCCAAGGACTACAATCCGTTGTTGTGGGTCCTCGGCCAACTCTTCAACAAAGTcgaggcgacgaagccgccctcctcgcgAAACGTCTCCGCCGAGATATTCGTCGTCTGCAGGGGCTACAAGGCACCCAAGCGAATCGACCCCCGGTTCTTGGATGCCAAGTCTGTGTTTGCAGAGCTCGCAGGTGCGACGCCCAATAACGAAGCCAAGGTGTACAATCCCGAGGTAAAGAAGCGGAAGCGAGATGGATACGAGGAGGGAGATTATACACAGTTCAAAGAAATCCTCGCCAGCGAATTCATCCATGCACTCGACCCAATTGCCATCCTTGGCAGCACCAACAAGCTCGGCTTCGAACAACCTTCCAGTGGTGACGTTGCCTTGGCCGCGCTGGATAAACTGCCGGAGACGACTGCGGAAATTCGCACCTGTTGCGCTGACCTCAAGGTCCTCGGACGCAAAGACTTCAAGTTGCTCCTCAGATGGCGACTGAAGGTGAGGGAGATTTTCGGTTTGAAGGCGAAGGACTCGGACGATAagaccgacgccgaggaggttGCTGAGGTGGAGCCCATGGACGAAGAGCTCCGGATCCAGCAAGAGCTGCAGGCACTGAAAGACAAGGATAACTCCAAAAAGAAGCGGGAGAAGCGCAAGGAAAACGAGCGCAAGCAGCGCGAGATTGTGCGGATGCAGTTGAACATGGTAGCACCCATGGACATTGGCATGGAAGAATCCGGCCCCATCGGTGAAGATGCCATGTTTTCGCTCAAAAAGGTCGACAAGACCAATGCGATGCGTCGCCTGGACCGCGGCAGGATGACTGCCGTCTCGGGAAAGGTCCAGAAATCCCAGGCGAAGGAAGAGCCGGAAATGTCGGATTCGGAGAGCGACGATGAGCAAGACCGACTCGATCGCGAGCTCGACTCCATGTACGACAACTATCGCGAGCGCAAGTCGGAGGCAGACGCGAAATACCGGGCCAAGAAGGCCAGGAAAgagcacggcgacgacgagtggGAGGGTGTCTCGGGCGAAGACGAGGCTGAGGAGAGTGCATCGAGCGAtttggacgaggaggatgattcatccgaagacgacgacgacgacgacgacgttcgGCCCTCCAAGGGCCTTCTCCGTGACCTGGATGATGTCGAGCCTTCCGAGAATGGCTTGTCCAAACGTGCGGCGGCTTTCTTTAACCAGGACATCTTCCAGGGAATCGCCGACGCAATACCGGCTCCGAATAGACATCAGGAAGTCGACGGTGCAGCAGGCAAGCTCAACCGTCGTACCGCTGCGGAGGAGAAGACTACTGCCAACGGACACGTCGATGCGAAACCGGCACCTTCCAAGGCGCAACCTGCTGCTGAATCGGACTCTGACGATGACAGTGGGCAGTTTGAGATGGTCCGACGGGAGGAGGACGAGTGGGAAGAGGACACCAATAAGCGTCCGGATGGAAAGCTGG ACATCGATATCATCACTGCCGAGGCAATGACGCTGGCGCATCAACTGGCCACCGGACAAATCACCACCcacgacgccatcgacgatgGGTTCAACAAACGCACCTTCCGCGACCGAGACGGGCTACCGGACTGGTTCAACGATGATGAGTCGAAGCACGACAAGCCTATGAAGCCCATCACCAAGGCTGCTGCGCAGGCGATCAAGGAAAAACTGCGTGCCTTCAACGCCCGGCCTATCAAAAAGGTGCGGGAGGCGAAAGCTCGCAAGAAGTTCAAGACGGCGCAGAGGCTTGAAAAGCTGAAAAAGAAGTCGGACATGTTGATCAATGACGAAAACATGACCGAGAAGGAAAAGGCGGAGACGATTGCGAGGCTACAGAGCAAGGCGGCTCAGAAGAAGCCGTCGCAGCCATCCAAGCTCGTCGTTGCCAAGGGCGCGAACAGAGGAATTCAAGGTCGGCCAAAGGGCGTCAAGGGCCGGTATCGCATGGTCGATCCAAGAATGAAGAAGGAGCTGAGAGCCCAAAAGAGGATATCTCAGCGCAAGAAGAGGTGA